In Deferribacterota bacterium, a single genomic region encodes these proteins:
- a CDS encoding IS1634 family transposase, translated as MYIQKIHKKTKKKTYTSVYLAENYRENGKVKHRLISNLSKWPDELIENFRKLLKGEEITTVEDLELSTGKSFGAIKVISQIAKRLGIEQALGSTQQGKLALFQIAGRIITQGSRYYLANSWANLQAIDEVFKIKSLTHKDLYENLNWLSENQNNIEQKIFNYRNQHQKINTIYLYDVTSSYLEGQKNELAKYGYNRDKKIGKKQIVIGLLTDDKGYPISVEVFDGNTNDTKTVSNQLAKLKENFGVERVVFVGDKGMVKSGQIEEITSDKFKWNYLTTITKEQIKNLIKQDVIQLDLFAEEIIEVKTEDNIRYILRRNPERAKALNESRKSKIEKIKELVSVQNTYLSEHPKAQGEVALEKIKTKIARLKLKNIIEPILSEKTIHININEQAQDKAAELDGCYVVKTDVPSDELDTQKAHDRYKDLAKVEFAFRTMKTTLEDIRPVFVRKEENTRGHVFVVMLAYMIVKYITDALSAESFTRKYIFESLDKINYLQYTHEGKQINIVPEKLLPDQQKIIEALKIKLK; from the coding sequence TAAAAAGACCAAAAAAAAGACCTATACCTCTGTATACCTGGCAGAAAACTACCGTGAAAACGGTAAAGTCAAGCACAGGCTGATATCAAACTTATCTAAATGGCCTGATGAATTAATTGAGAATTTTAGAAAATTATTAAAAGGAGAAGAAATCACTACGGTAGAAGATTTGGAATTATCTACCGGGAAAAGTTTTGGTGCGATAAAAGTAATTTCTCAAATTGCTAAACGACTTGGAATAGAGCAAGCTTTGGGTAGTACCCAACAAGGTAAATTAGCCCTTTTCCAGATAGCAGGCCGCATTATAACACAAGGCTCACGTTATTACCTGGCAAACAGTTGGGCGAATTTACAGGCCATTGATGAAGTATTCAAGATTAAAAGCCTTACTCATAAAGATTTATATGAAAATTTGAATTGGCTAAGTGAAAATCAAAACAACATAGAACAAAAAATATTTAATTACAGAAATCAACATCAAAAGATTAACACAATTTATCTTTATGATGTAACTTCATCTTATTTAGAGGGGCAAAAAAATGAATTAGCAAAATACGGGTACAACAGGGACAAAAAAATAGGCAAAAAACAAATCGTAATCGGCTTGCTGACCGATGACAAAGGTTATCCAATTTCAGTTGAAGTTTTCGATGGGAACACTAACGACACAAAAACTGTATCTAATCAATTAGCAAAACTGAAGGAAAATTTTGGCGTCGAACGAGTTGTTTTTGTGGGCGATAAAGGGATGGTAAAATCCGGTCAGATAGAAGAGATTACATCCGATAAGTTTAAGTGGAACTATTTGACTACTATTACTAAAGAACAGATTAAAAATCTTATAAAACAAGACGTTATACAGTTAGATTTATTTGCAGAAGAAATTATTGAGGTAAAAACCGAAGACAATATACGCTATATTTTACGCAGAAATCCGGAGAGAGCTAAGGCATTAAATGAAAGCAGAAAATCTAAAATAGAAAAGATAAAAGAGTTAGTATCAGTACAAAACACCTATTTATCAGAACACCCAAAAGCTCAGGGAGAGGTTGCTTTAGAGAAAATAAAAACAAAAATAGCGAGATTAAAACTGAAAAATATCATAGAACCGATACTGTCAGAAAAAACGATACATATAAACATAAATGAGCAAGCACAAGACAAAGCAGCCGAATTAGATGGTTGTTACGTTGTTAAAACTGATGTTCCTTCAGATGAATTAGATACTCAAAAGGCACACGACCGCTATAAAGACCTGGCAAAAGTTGAGTTTGCATTCCGAACAATGAAAACGACTTTAGAAGATATTAGGCCGGTTTTTGTTCGTAAAGAGGAAAATACACGTGGACATGTTTTTGTGGTCATGTTGGCTTATATGATTGTTAAGTACATAACTGATGCTTTATCGGCAGAAAGTTTTACTCGAAAATATATTTTTGAAAGTTTAGATAAAATAAATTATTTACAATATACTCATGAAGGTAAACAAATAAATATTGTACCTGAAAAATTATTACCAGACCAGCAAAAAATCATAGAAGCTCTAAAAATAAAGCTTAAATAA